CTGTTCCCTCAGGCGGGAACCCCGTCCGGCATAAACTAGATGGTAGAAACAGATCCTGGGGATCTGGTATTCTTCCACCAGGTCGAAAATTCCCGGAATTTCTTGGGCGTTGAGTTTGTTGATGGTGAAACGGAGCCCCACCTTGATCCCCTCGGCCTTGCAGTTTTCTACGGCCTCCATGGCCTTATCAAAGGCCCCCTTCACTCCCCGAAAACGGTCGTGGACCTCCCGGAGTCCGTCCATACTGATGCCCACATAGGAAAGACCCAGTTTCTTGAGCTCCCGGGCCAGGGCCCGATCAATGAGGACTCCGTTAGTGGAAATCACCGCCCGCATGCCTAGATCTACGGCCCTTTTGATGAGATCCAAAATGTCCGGGCGCATGAGGGGTTCCCCCCCGGAAAAAAGCACCACCGGACAGCCGAACCGGGCCAGGTCCTCCAATAAGGCCATCCCTTCTTCAGTGGTGAGTTCATCGGGATGGGGATTGGGGTCTGCAGAGGCGTAACAGTGCACACAACGCAGGTTGCAGCGCTTGGTTACATTCCAGACCACCACCGGCCTTTTGTCGGCCGAAAACTGTAAAAGATGGGAAGGAAGATCCTTGGCCCGGCGCCCGTAGCGCAGAGGATCCGAAGGCTCAACCGTCCCGCAATAAAGTTTGGAAATACCTATCATTTGGCTACCCTCTCAAAATTTTTTCTACCACTTCTTTCAACTCCCCTTTATTAAAAGGATAACACACATAATCGTCGCAGCCAGCATCCCGGGCCTTTTCGAACTCCTCTGAAGAAAGACACTTGCATACTCCCACTACCGGAATCTTGGCTGTTCGGGGACTACTCTTGAGAAGAAGAACCGCGGCATATCCATCGAGCTTGGGAATTTCCTTCTCTAGAATGACCACCTCTGGAGGGACCTCCCGGCAGAGACGAATTAGCTCTTCTCCATCGGAAACTCTTACCATCCGGGCCTTTAAGGGTTGCAACTCCTCTTCTACCCGCTCGGCCACGGAATCGGAAAGGGCCAGATATATGAGAGGGGGTTTAGCCATGTTTAGCTCAGGCGATAAGAGGTGCTCACCAGACGGTTCAGGAACTCCTCCGGAGAGGTCACGGCCTTTTCTGGAAGTTCAAAGACCCTTTTGCCCGTGCGGTCATGTACCAGGCGCAAGCCATACTCCAGGACGCTGAGCAGGCGATCGCAAAAGGCATACACCCCTTCGTCCCGCTTGACCACCTCTTGGAGGATGAGGTCCCGGGCCGCTTCGGAAAAATAGACCCGAAAACCAAGGCGCCTCTCATAACTCTTTTCAAAGCTCTGGATCTGACGCCAGAGCATGAGGACTTCTTCCAGGGCCTGCTGAGGGTCGAGATCTTCTTTGCGATGCAGGGCTAAGACCAGATCCAGCTTGGCCGGGGTAAGAGGGAAGCGGTGACGCTCAAAAAAGCCCTTCTTACGTTCTTTAAGAAAGCTCTTCAAGCGATGTTCCTCATCCGCACAGGCGGCCTCAAACCACTCCCTCCACCGAGAGGACTCCGGATGGGCCCGCATTTCGGCCAGGACCCGCTCCGGCTCCAGAACCACCTCCCGGGTAACCCCCAAAAAATTGAGCTTGGTACTGGGAAGGGCCTTCTCAAAAGGAATAAGGACCCGCTCGAGGACCCGGGAAAGGGCCCGGGCCCCGGTATTCTCCC
This portion of the Thermosulfurimonas marina genome encodes:
- the ahbC gene encoding 12,18-didecarboxysiroheme deacetylase, whose protein sequence is MIGISKLYCGTVEPSDPLRYGRRAKDLPSHLLQFSADKRPVVVWNVTKRCNLRCVHCYASADPNPHPDELTTEEGMALLEDLARFGCPVVLFSGGEPLMRPDILDLIKRAVDLGMRAVISTNGVLIDRALARELKKLGLSYVGISMDGLREVHDRFRGVKGAFDKAMEAVENCKAEGIKVGLRFTINKLNAQEIPGIFDLVEEYQIPRICFYHLVYAGRGSRLREQDLSHEETRRWVDYIINRTKELHDKGLKVEVLTVDNHADGPYLYLRMKREGHPRAEEVYELLRMNGGNNSGVGIGCVSWDGSVHADQFWRHYSFGNVRERPFSEIWLDTSDPLMAKLKEKKKWVKGRCARCRFLEVCAGNFRVRAEAATGDVWAPDPACYLTDEEIGIA
- a CDS encoding response regulator, whose protein sequence is MAKPPLIYLALSDSVAERVEEELQPLKARMVRVSDGEELIRLCREVPPEVVILEKEIPKLDGYAAVLLLKSSPRTAKIPVVGVCKCLSSEEFEKARDAGCDDYVCYPFNKGELKEVVEKILRG